Proteins co-encoded in one Daphnia carinata strain CSIRO-1 chromosome 3, CSIRO_AGI_Dcar_HiC_V3, whole genome shotgun sequence genomic window:
- the LOC130693604 gene encoding DIS3-like exonuclease 2 yields the protein MAHSISKSSTPQRQSQNKTFEEYWDEKDVEEGLLNGSLFEGVLRINPRNYKEAYISAPDGTEDFLIEGLLHRNRALNGDVVVCKVLTVQTENKCEKINGQSPTSQSERPSKQPTPKNVMEESKMKENILKMAVNESIDKKSSDLHGPRNMKPKSQRKKKKLKEDNSNVTHDTSTDLQSKNSDIPPQSLSELEKVPKTESAVEEEKKRTRRPKKKKNMMVESLATQLTESCAIGDSVVTTTNIVTQAVVKIATQSTPITITEEIVEINQQSSNLPRKIAKVVFIKELKHSRCAIGSLKQWPYGQSGPIPSWILFSPKDHRIPRMKIPFTPALSSCLSQPNMLYLARIDSWEDINNPLGSLCYFIGQSGDIEAETIALLLEHQVDYGQFPQEVFDSLPSLPWSIPPEEIRKRRDFREECIFTIDPADARDLDDAVSGRFLRMAEDGITKLYQVSVHIADVSFFVQDNTVLDDIASRRATSTYLVDRVIPMLPSVLCEHVCSLNPGEDRLAFSVEWIVNDRGEILEEWFGRSVIRSCVKLSYDHAQTVIEGRDVSNWPVIKGPYPTSEICKSILVLQELAGHLRKKRVDQGALRIDLPRLAFSMDWETRTPIGFRVYELKESNRLIEEFMLLANMRVAEKIYGVFPELAVLRSHPPPPTHKLEQLAETLQTIGIHLDVTSSATLQESLLRYGQGSTDPISMGRNLVISNLLAKPMKCASYICSGIVKKEENFRHYALSVPFYTHFTSPIRRYPDILVHRLLSAALEQEALDHWDQNVIKRLLDNCNSRKLAAKALQETHSELHLANLIRKSGSIEVKGIVLAVLDHSVDVVLIYLGIIRRLYLEKLPLTMTHENYNGIGRLTLVWDPESAGEQPIRQVISVFSLLEILLVPHTENEKLDFNLVLQRPTKTP from the exons ATGGCACACTCAATCAGCAAAAGCTCAACTCCACAGAGacaaagccaaaataaaacttttgAAGAATATTGGGATGAAAAAGATGTTGAAGAAGGTTTACTCAATGGATCTCTGTTTGAA GGTGTCTTAAGAATCAATCCAAGAAACTACAAAGAGGCCTATATTTCTGCACCT GACGGAACAGAGGACTTTCTGATTGAAGGACTTCTACACAGAAATAGGGCACTTAATGGGGATGTCGTGGTTTGCAAGGTGCTGACCgtacaaacagaaaataaatgtgaaaaaataaatggccaAAGTCCAACTTCACAAAGTGAGCGGCCAAGCAAACAACCTACACCTAAAAACGTGATGGAAGAGAGCAAGATGAAGGAGAATATTCTAAAAATGGCTGTTAATGAAAGCATAGATAAAAAATCATCAGATCTCCATGGCCCAAGAAACATGAAACCTAAAagccagagaaaaaaaaagaaattgaaagaagatAACTCCAATGTAACCCATGATACCTCTACAGATTTGCAAAGCAAAAATTCAGATATTCCGCCGCAAAGCCTTTCAGAGCTAGAAAAAGTACCCAAG ACGGAAAGCGCTgtggaggaggaaaaaaaaagaactcgtcgaccaaaaaagaagaaaaatatgatgGTTGAAAGTCTTGCTACGCAACTAACAGAATCGTGTGCCATTGGAGATTCTGTAGTGACAACCACCAACATAGTGACCCAAGCAGTAGTAAAAATCGCCACACAAAGCACACCTATTACAATCACGGAAGAAATTGTAGAAATTAACCAGCAGAGCTCAAATCTTCCACGTAAAATAGCCAAG GTTGTATTTATCAAAGAACTTAAGCATTCGCGTTGTGCCATTGGCAGTTTGAAACAATGGCCTTACGGTCAGTCCGGTCCAATACCAAgttggattttgttttcgccCAAGGATCACCGTATTCCTCGCATGAAAATACCGTTCACACCAGCGCTATCCAGCTGCCTCTCCCAACCTAATATGCTCTATTTGGCTCGGATCGATTCGTGGGAAGACATCAATAATCCACTTGG TTCGCTTTGTTATTTCATTGGCCAATCCGGCGATATTGAGGCTGAAACAATAGCTCTTTTACTGGAACACCAGGTCGATTATGGTCAGTTCCCTCAAGAAGTCTTTGATAGTCTTCCGTCACTTCCTTGGAGTATACCACCAGAAGAAATTCGAAAACGTCGAGACTttag AGAAGAGTGTATATTCACGATAGATCCTGCTGATGCTCGTGATCTTGATGATGCTGTATCTGGCCGGTTCCTGAGAATGGCTGAGGATGGAATCACAAAGTTGTATCAAGTCTCTGTCCATATTGCTGACGTCAGTTTCTTTGTTCAAGACAACACCGTCCTCGATGACATTGCATCCCGGAGAGCCACCAGTACCTATCTAGTCGACAGG GTGATTCCGATGTTGCCGTCCGTATTATGCGAGCACGTTTGTTCACTAAATCCTGGTGAGGATCGTTTAGCTTTTAGTGTTGAATGGATAGTTAATGATCGCGGAGAAATTTTGGAAGAATGGTTTGGCCGTTCAGTTATTCGTTCATGTGTAAAACTAAGCTATGACCATGCCCAG aCTGTTATCGAAGGAAGAGATGTCAGTAATTGGCCGGTTATCAAAGGACCTTATCCCACGTCAGAAATTTGCAAATCTATCCTAGTCCTCCAAGAATTAGCTGGTCATTTGCGTAAAAAACGCGTGGATCAAGGTGCGCTTAGAATCGACCTGCCTAGGCTGGCCTTCAGTATGGATTGGGAAACTAGAACCCCAATAGGATTTCGAGTTTATGAGCTAAAGGAATCAAATAGGCTGATCGAAGAGTTCATGTTGCTGGCCAACATGCGTGTTGCCGAAAAAATTTACGGGGTTTTCCCTGAATTAGCCGTTCTACGTTCACATCCACCTCCCCCCACCCATAAATTGGAACAACTTGCGGAGACACTACAAACAATCGGCATACATCTCGATGTTACTAGTTCAGCAACGCTGCAAGAATCACTGTTGCGATATGGTCAAGGCAGCACTGACCCCATTTCAATGGGAAGAAATCTTGTGATATCTAATTTGCTGGCCAAGCCAATGAAG TGTGCTTCGTATATTTGTTCCGGAAttgtaaagaaagaagaaaattttcgCCATTATGCCCTCAGCGTGCCCTTTTACACTCACTTCACGTCACCCATTCGGAGATATCCGGATATCCTTGTCCATCGATTGCTAAGTGCTGCTCTGGAACAAGAGGCTTTAGACCATTGGGATCAAAACGTCATCAAAAG GTTGTTGGACAATTGTAATTCGAGAAAACTAGCCGCCAAAGCTCTTCAAGAAACGCATTCTGAGCTTCATCTGGCTAATTTAATTCGTAAAAGTGGTTCAATCGAAGTCAAGGGAATTGTGTTAGCAGTGCTCGACCATTCCGTTGACGTTGTTTTAATTTATCTGGGAATCATACGTCGTCTTTATCTAGAG AAACTGCCATTGACGATGACACACGAAAACTACAACGGAATTGGAAGGTTGACTTTAGTGTGGGATCCCGAATCGGCGGGCGAACAGCCAATTCGTCAAGTTATCTCCGTTTTCAGCCTTTTAGAAATCCTGCTCGTCCCACATACTGAAAACGAGAAACTCGATTTTAATCTGGTGTTGCAGCGGCCCACTAAAACGCcgtaa
- the LOC130693626 gene encoding uncharacterized protein LOC130693626: protein MQTARRIVVLLLFIISSGGTDSIATSESSSGFAVNSTITISPLPKNVIIGKKQDVLDSQNGRNAVIDAVELIDPKASEQVLELIVKIAEHPAIWKQIHRVLETLEANNAAYSQRIDASRSESSWTNKRLERPGDKRNDVPDDKIAIISNTTSLGISPSPSLETAFQRWRDVLFAVEESHLIHPQLEASGLQPNREPKTEQDVQRWASTGVLNQPEQRRSEKNFEERLSEIEDELKKLTRLSRTFPFKMKHLTTYGRQQEKKGKIKTTEILTRNGAYQNRSADDDSKPVIRVHPKFQYHKVQNTTNQPGTSNLLGPNYWKKIASLKHNGSNPTSRRNSFVAVSITSPASDKHERDESLIANVQQQGMLATEPHKSDFGKPCKKLHNTRKQSKQRPLNSRQSNNKDQSSDYIING from the exons ATGCAAACCGCAAGGCGAATTGTCGTCCTTTTACTGTTCATCATTTCATCag GCGGTACTGACTCTATTGCAACGTCTGAATCGTCCTCGGGCTTCGCCGTCAACTCAACTATTACAATCTCACCTCTCCCTAAG AACGTTATTATTGGGAAAAAGCAGGACGTGTTGGACTCGCAGAACGGAAGAAACGCTGTAATCGACGCAGTG GAATTGATCGATCCTAAAGCAAGCGAACAAGTATTGGAACTCATTGTCAAAATCGCAGAACATCCGGCTATTTGGAAACAAATTCATCGAGTTTTGG AAACGCTGGAAGCAAACAATGCAGCTTATTCTCAAAGGATCGATGCCAGCCGGAGTGAATCTAGCTGGACCAATAAAAGATTGGAAAGACCAGGAGATAAGAGGAACGATGTGCCTGACGATAAAATAGCTATTATTTCAAACACAACTAGTTTAGGTATTTCACCTTCGCCTTCATTAGAAACGGCATTCCAACGTTGGAGAGACgtcctttttgctgttgagGAGTCCCACCTTATTCATCCTCAACTCGAGGCATCTGGGTTGCAACCAAACAGGGAACCAAAAACCGAACAAGATGTTCAAAGATGGGCTTCTACAGGAGTACTCAATCAGCCAGAGCAAAGACGTtcagaaaagaattttgaagaaCGTCTCAGTGAAATCGAAGatgaactaaaaaaattaacaagaTTAAGTCGTACGTTCCCATTTAAAATGAAGCACCTCACCACTTATGGTcgccaacaagaaaaaaaaggaaagataaAGACTACAGAGATACTCACAAGAAATGGGGCTTACCAAAATCGAAGTGCTGATGATGATTCTAAACCAGTTATTAGGGTTCATCCCAAATTCCAGTACCACAAAGTGCAAAATACTACCAATCAGCCAGGGACGAGTAATTTGTTAGGGCCAAATTACTGGAAGAAAATTGCTTCGTTGAAACACAACGGTAGCAATCCGACATCTAGACGTAACTCGTTCGTCGCCGTATCAATAACATCCCCAGCTAGTGATAAACATGAACGTGACGAATCGTTAATAGCCAACGTACAGCAACAAGGAATGCTAGCGACAGAACCGCATAAGTCAGATTTTGGTAAGCCTTGTAAGAAATTGCACAACACCCGAAAACAGAGCAAACAACGCCCTCTAAATAGCAGGCAATCGAATAATAAAGACCAATCCAGTGATTATATAATTAATGGCTAA
- the LOC130693602 gene encoding uncharacterized protein LOC130693602 — protein MADKIQVAVRVRPVLFQKKDVEVHWACEQGMVFQIEPGTKKRIGNPYLFDQVFGTETQNYKIFTALVQPLIDSAMNGFNVTVLAYGQTASGKTYTMMGSQKELGIVQLAVNRIFTLIEQNPERAFLLRCSYIEIYNESISDLLSSSHQKLKVQELAEGHVVVHNLIETNVNTPDAVLKLMQQGNKQRKVGGTSMNERSSRSHTIFRIIVESLPRDEADRSDAAVIVSHINLVDLAGSEKASQTNATGDRFREGCAINTSLSALSLVIKQLSEGEGFVNFRDSKLTHILRASLGGNARTAIICNVTPTVLDETSSTLKFACSAKAVQNQPHVNEVLSDQALLRKYNNYIKDLEKKLKEKELEKKPEAIEEMQRLLQEKDMKINELKEQLVVSSCGDVASGRPDNSLSCAQRNLRRMTWGGNRLRQELNLLGPAVLEVNTPPVPSSERVPRTVAQVFASRQRSSNLTGSDMAIDEASGDAESFESETFLPAEMVFSSVSDPVAKVSVGTMTDAGESPFKLPSVPSTPVPVLRERVQRLRMTLLNKEKENEDLREELEDLTNFTRLEQEIGVHPQVTAKNVATPESADQLHRALQTANDMEVLYLDTHRKLSELQTEFRTKEAEHEAQIRSQQADFQERLESETNERKRVSKELSDLKDKFYRLERDHSESDTHLQVISERYAKREVDLRNTLQEAWNQLEQLGQNPTAIQQNFDAKQRLVVVEQELLEMHKRNDEAQSQIRSLTDELRHLKDSALQMPNDVAKNDDEMHDSSLSGMCLADELRDVFANDDCSFVSRARQTRKRPSSILSVALEKMDQSTCILESSQLEIEPSKKTRLAVTSDQSDELDVLEIKEIREYLIELQSVLLRYETDYDAQSQEKEALRNQLQSAQNELAALRQEQNKMEFSARQEESSTNKFNNSREGFDSSCFMGDPSISISVVNMEQSCGSDEEFVSLREQLGETCGSLTAHEVSESAAQVIQKVDDSNKRQQELEEEVSQMAAKIHELKEELASKTIAVEQSLRSLETAQSTIQVLEQRSIGRQQLISSLDEFDGKILLLHEESTVVSNNVDSARKIFTNIRNEMNKLSEQKDVLELQVRKANENLEAAHTELSETLERLAASSELEQKPNIEHEKTYEELSRALEQIEKLKLEFDLKTAEVHAAQNDLKQTRSRMEEVEQSSFEKIQLEELVEKLTSQLDSLQDALDSKTQELADVQEAEKEALLQKENFKAELEKKLLEISQAHDEITAVHLELDSTTADLKSVRQELEEVRTNSQEFLRLKEQLETEKKEVLVMVEELKEQIRIKSIAMEEAKKQLEELQGNDSEVDCLRNALEKNRGQVEELQVTNKELVDEISVAKIKIEELSDELQSKINILSATDKEASSKQQELSVELDIKLQIIDELELSLKEAHARLIEVQSMKEIVQNDLAKAKRRIEDLEENLESECDAHLALQRVAEQAASIAAAASKNSLEEKEKTEHQLLELHGRVNELTRTLEEKTTALEAAKAEVMKFEHSSRVTMVAREDFDALQSDWKEAIEQVSRLEASLEEKVLQVENLSRNMESFQSRALALQLEKQGHSTQVASLERNIEDLVAQNANLSKEIEQYQSDIQSKEEKLVSLGPMTEKILMLQARLEETASKSRQMSCALEKKEEEVRCLHEELSHATDSQLRGKEDLKHTEQRLHESHKELESIRSALESMQSANDDLLTQLSCKENLNENLRKDMENLTQRFDMLHSKLQQVQSEKSSLSDRIQSLETELECRDQEIGDIRSGLDDIQKEREISSQLKQRLNALQVQYNDAVNQCQKLASVRDEILEHQERSRGDILRLNSKLQLITEEKAALEQNKLLSESQKNAILCDYENLKTTLCETESQLRVAQGQRDDFSHQIKILNDQIGQVRAKLTAFESNSNQVAQRQMEETIDGLKREIADTKSKSEVLRLNFETEENARKKKTERLEKELDSVKQQYLKCKEQLRLLRHGPNEEATVSLPKHRVSISVESISIQTDPIADKGFGFRWQMEQYVSDNERLRKKVSDLGERMEFYKEKLIKYRTMYFQMTGQDPQRPPSSSSNNSSQPLERQSSISAGSRENTADRPLVEAERNLRTKTSAPITTGNPLPASLALQEQHQEEMKARMPKAVAVAPTSSTRWATGAKKESLTKEEMEKINNCNPS, from the exons ATGGCTGACAAAATCCAAGTGGCCGTAAGGGTACGGCCAGTAttgtttcaaaagaaagatGTTGAAGTTCATTGGGCTTGTGAACAAGGTATGGTCTTTCAAATTGAACCTGGCACCAAAAAAAGGATTGGAAATCCTTATTTGTTTGATCAAGTCtttggtacggaaacccaaaACTATAAAATTTTTACTGCATTGGTTCAACCCCTGATTGATTCTGCCATGAATGGTTTTAATGTAACTGTCTTGGCATATGGCCAAACTGCATCTGGGAAAACATACACCATGATGGGAAGTCAGAAAGAGCTTGGGATTGTTCAATTGGCAGTTAACAGAATTTTCACACTTATTGAACAAAACCCTGAGCGTGCCTTCTTATTACGATGCTCATATATTGAAATTTATAATGAATCAATTTCTGACCTCCTTTCGTCAAGCCATCAAAAACTGAAAGTGCAAGAATTGGCAGAAGGTCATGTCGTTGTACACAATTTGATTGAGACTAATGTGAATACCCCTGATGCTGTATTAAAGTTAATGCAACAAGGTAACAAGCAGCGAAAAGTTGGGGGCACCAGCATGAATGAAAGAAGTTCTCGGTCTCATACCATCTTCAGGATAATTGTGGAAAGTTTGCCTCGTGATGAAGCTGATCGGTCTGATGCTGCTGTTATAGTGTCTCATATCAATTTGG TTGATCTTGCTGGATCGGAAAAAGCTTCCCAGACGAATGCAACTGGCGATCGTTTCCGCGAAGGATGTGCAATCAACACCAGTTTGTCTGCTTTAAGTCTGGTCATCAAGCAGCTGAGTGAAGGCGAAGGTTTTGTTAATTTTCGTGACAGCAAGCTCACTCACATTTTGCGAGCTTCGCTAGGTGGAAATGCACGCACTGCTATCATCTGCAACGTTACTCCAACCGTTTTGGACGAGACTTCTTCAACCCTCAAGTTTGCCTGTAGCGCCAAAGCTGTACAGAATCAACCACACGTCAACGAAGTTCTTTCAGATCAG GCTCTGCTGCGCAAATACAATAATTACATCAAAGACTtggagaagaaattaaaagaaaaagaactagaaaAGAAGCCTGAAGCTATTGAAGAAATGCAACGACTTCTACAAGAAAAAGACATGAAAATCAATGAGTTGAAGGAGCAGCTAGTGGTATCAAGTTGTGGTGATGTAGCATCTGGAAGACCAGATAATAGTCTTAGT TGTGCCCAACGAAACTTGCGTCGAATGACATGGGGTGGTAACCGCTTGAGACAAGAATTAAACCTTCTAGGTCCGGCCGTTCTGGAAGTGAATACACCCCCAGTTCCATCTTCGGAGAGAGTTCCACGCACAG TGGCACAGGTATTTGCTAGTCGCCAGCGATCAAGTAATCTTACCGGTTCTGATATGGCTATTGACGAGGCATCAGGAGATGCAGAAAGCTTCGAATCAGAAACGTTTTTGCCAGCGGAAATGGTTTTTAGTTCAGTTTCTGATCCAGTAGCTAAAGTGAGCGTGGGAACGATGACTGATGCAGGAGAATCTCCTTTCAAGTTACCTAGCGTGCCTTCTACGCCCGTTCCAGTATTGCGTGAACGAGTGCAGCGTTTGCGCATGACATtattgaataaagaaaaagaaaatgaagatctAAGGGAAGAATTAGAAGATCTTACAAACTTTACCCGCTTAGAGCAGGAAATCGGAGTTCATCCACAAGTTACGGCAAAAAACGTTGCGACTCCG GAATCCGCCGATCAGCTACATCGAGCATTACAGACGGCCAACGATATGGAAGTCTTATACTTGGATACACATCGAAAACTCAGCGAGCTTCAAACAGAATTTAGAACTAAAGAAGCGGAACATGAAGCACAAATTCGTTCGCAGCAAGCTGACTTCCAAGAGCGATTAGAATCAGAAACGAACGAAAGGAAACGCGTCTCCAAAGAATTG agcgaTCTTAAGGATAAATTCTATCGATTGGAAAGAGATCACTCAGAATCAGACACTCACTTGCAAGTTATTAGTGAGAGATATGCTAAGCGAGAAGTTGATCTTCGAAATACACTTCAG GAAGCTTGGAACCAACTGGAGCAGCTTGGCCAAAATCCCACAGCGATACAACAGAATTTTGACGCTAAGCAGAGACTCGTTGTTGTGGAACAAGAACTTCTCGAAAT GCACAAGCGTAACGATGAAGCACAATCTCAAATTCGCTCACTTACAGATGAGCTACGTCATCTCAAGGACTCTGCTCTTCAAATGCCTAACGATGTTgccaaaaatgatgatgaaatgCATGATAGTTCTCTTAGCGGAATGTGCCTGGCAGATGAATTACGTGACGTTTTTGCTAATGATGATTGCTCTTTCGTTTCGCGTGCACGTCAAACCCGCAAACGGCCGAGTTCAATTTTATCTGTTGCATTGGAAAAGATGGATCAATCAACGTGTATTTTGGAATCGTCCCAATTGGAAATTGAGCCAAGCAAAAAAACTCGGTTAGCGGTTACATCTGATCAGTCTGACGAATTAGATGTGTTAGAAATCAAAGAGATACGTGAATACCTTATCGAATTGCAG AGCGTTTTATTACGTTACGAAACTGATTATGATGCTCAaagtcaagaaaaagaagctctaCGTAACCAACTACAAAGCGCACAAAACGAACTTGCAGCTCTTCGTcaagagcaaaacaaaatggagttCTCCGCTCGACAAGAAGAAAGTTCTACAAACAAATTCAATAATTCAAGAGAAGGATTTGATTCAAGTTGCTTCATGGGTGACCCGTCGATTTCCATTTCAGTCGTGAATATGGAACAATCTTGTGGGTCGGATGAAGAATTCGTTAGTTTAAGAGAACAGCTTGGAGAAACGTGTGGATCTTTGACGGCTCATGAAGTGTCGGAATCGGCTGCGCAAGTCATACAAAAAGTGGATGATAGTAATAAACGCCAACAAGAACTTGAAGAAGAAGTATCCCAAATGGCTGCCAAAATCCACGAACTTAAGGAGGAACTCGCTTCAAAAACCATAGCGGTGGAACAATCGCTTCGATCTCTCGAAACCGCACAGTCTACCATCCAAGTCCTTGAACAGCGAAGCATAGGACGACAACAGTTGATATCAAGTCTAGATGAATTTGATGGAAAAATTCTCTTGCTACATGAAGAGTCAACTGTCGTATCAAACAACGTCGATTCAGCACGTAAGATTTTCACGAATAttcgaaatgaaatgaataagCTATCCGAGCAAAAAGATGTTCTCGAGCTTCAGGTGagaaaggcaaatgaaaatcTCGAAGCCGCTCATACTGAATTGAGTGAAACGTTAGAACGCCTTGCCGCTTCAAGTGAGCTCGAACAGAAACCTAACATTGAACATGAAAAGACTTATGAAGAACTGAGCCGTGCTCTGGAGCAAATCGAAAAACTGAAACTAGAGTTCGACTTGAAGACGGCTGAGGTCCATGCTGCTCAAAACGACCTCAAGCAAACACGTTCTAGAATGGAGGAAGTAGAACAAAgctcttttgaaaaaattcagcTGGAAGAGCTTGTTGAAAAATTAACGAGTCAACTGGATAGCCTACAAGATGCTTTAGATTCCAAGACTCAAGAACTCGCAGATGTTCAGGAAGCTGAAAAAGAGGCATtgcttcaaaaagaaaacttcaaagCTGAATTGGAAAAGAAGCTGCTTGAAATCAGTCAAGCACATGATGAAATAACTGCAGTTCACCTGGAGTTAGACTCCACCACAGCTGATCTCAAAAGTGTGCGACAAGAACTGGAAGAAGTCCGTACAAACTCTCAAGAATTTTTGCGTTTAAAGGAGCAGTtagaaacagagaaaaaagaggTTCTTGTTATGGTAGAAGAACTGAAAGAACAAATTCGCATTAAATCTATTGCGATGGAGGAGgctaaaaaacaattggaagaacTACAGGGCAATGATTCCGAAGTTGACTGCCTACGTAATGCACTTGAAAAAAATCGGGGTCAAGTAGAAGAGCTTCAAGTGACCAATAAAGAACTCGTAGATGAAATAAGCGTGGCGAAGATAAAAATCGAAGAGCTTAGCGATGAATTGCAGTCAAAGATTAACATTCTTTCGGCAACTGACAAAGAAGCTTCgtcaaaacaacaagaattATCAGTTGAATTGGACATCAAGTTGCAAATAATCGATGAACTTGAACTCAGTCTTAAGGAAGCACATGCTCGTTTGATTGAGGTCCAGTCCATGAAGGAAATCGTCcaaaatgatttggctaaAGCGAAAAGACGAATTGAAGATCTCGAAGAAAACCTCGAGTCAGAATGCGACGCTCATTTAGCTTTGCAGCGAGTTGCAGAGCAGGCGGCTTCTATTGCGGCTGCAGCATCGAAAAATAGTTTggaggaaaaggagaaaacagaACACCAGCTTCTTGAGCTCCATGGAAGAGTCAATGAATTAACGCGAACTCTTGAGGAAAAAACGACTGCCTTGGAAGCTGCGAAAGCTGAAGTTATGAAGTTTGAACATTCCAGTCGCGTAACGATGGTGGCGCGCGAAGATTTCGATGCTTTGCAATCGGATTGGAAAGAGGCAATTGAACAAGTGTCTCGGTTGGAAGCATCattagaagaaaaagttttacaagttgaaaatttgtctAGAAATATGGAATCATTTCAATCTCGGGCACTTGCTCTGCAACTTGAAAAACAAGGTCACTCTACGCAAGTAGCTTCCCTTGAACGCAATATAGAGGATCTTGTAGCTCAAAATGCAAATCTCAGTAAAGAAATTGAGCAATACCAGTCGGATATACAGTCCAAAGAGGAAAAACTGGTTAGTCTTGGTCCTATGACTGAAAAAATCTTAATGCTACAAGCTCGTCTTGAAGAGACCGCCAGCAAATCAAGACAGATGTCCTGTGCTttagagaagaaagaagaggaagtGCGTTGCTTACACGAGGAATTATCTCACGCCACAGATAGTCAACTTAGAGGCAAAGAAGATTTAAAACACACCGAGCAAAGATTGCACGAATCCCACAAAGAACTGGAAAGCATTCGATCCGCACTTGAATCTATGCAAAGTGCCAATGATGATCTCCTGACGCAGCTCAGTTGTAAAGAGAACCTAAATGAAAATCTACGCAAAGACATGGAAAACCTTACGCAAAGATTCGATATGTTGCATTCCAAACTGCAACAGGTTCAGTCTGAGAAGTCGAGTCTGTCAGACCGGATTCAGTCGTTGGAAACGGAATTAGAATGCCGAGATCAAGAAATTGGAGACATTCGAAGTGGTCTCGATGACATCCAAAAAGAACGTGAAATATCTTCGCAATTAAAGCAACGCCTTAATGCTTTGCAAGTGCAATATAACGATGCTGTCAATCAGTGTCAAAAATTGGCATCGGTGAGGGATGAAATTTTGGAACATCAAGAGCGTTCACGAGGGGATATTTTACGCCTTAACTCAAAGTTACAGTTGATTACTGAAGAGAAAGCGGCAttagaacaaaataaattgcTTTCCGAGTCACAGAAGAACGCCATCCTTTGCGATTATGAAAATTTGAAGACTACGCTATGTGAAACGGAAAGCCAATTACGTGTGGCCCAGGGTCAGCGTGATGATTTTagtcatcaaataaaaatattgaacgATCAAATCGGTCAAGTACGAGCCAAACTTACTGCCTTCGAATCGAACTCAAATCAAGTAGCCCAAAGACAGATGGAAGAAACGATTGATGGTCTTAAAAGAGAAATCGCTGACACCAAATCAAAAAGCGAAGTTCTACGATTGAATTTTGAGACAGAAGAGAATGCTCGCAAGAAGAAAACTGAGAGGCTGGAAAAAGAACTTGATTCTGTAAAGCAGCAG TACTTAAAATGCAAAGAGCAGCTCCGCCTACTCCGTCATGGGCCAAATGAAGAGGCAACAGTTAGCTTACCCAAGCATCGTGTTTCTATCTCCGTTGAATCCATATCTATCCAAACTGATCCGATTGCTGATAAAGGATTTGGC TTCCGATGGCAAATGGAGCAATACGTTTCAGACAACGAGCGGCTAAGGAAGAAAGTCTCTGATCTTGGCGAAAGAATGGAGTTTTACAAAGAAAAGCTAATTAAATATCGAACAATGTATTTCCAAATGACTGGCCAAGACCCACAGAGGCCACCAAGCAGTTCGTCGAACAACTCTTCACAGCCACTCGAACGTCAATCGTCTATTTCTGCTGGTTCGCGAGAAAATACTGCAG ATCGCCCACTGGTGGAGGCCGAGCGAAATCTTAGAACAAAAACTTCGGCTCCCATTACAACAGGAAACCCACTACCCGCGTCATTAGCTCTTCAAGAGCAACAccaagaagaaatgaaagcTCGAATGCCGAAAGCTGTTGCAGTGGCCCCAACTTCGTCGACTCGATGGGCTACCGGTGCAAAAAAGGAATCTCTTACTAAAGAGGAGATGGAAAAAATCAACAATTGCAATCCTAGCTAA